A window of the Gordonia humi genome harbors these coding sequences:
- a CDS encoding ISL3 family transposase encodes MSLLLGLEGVEVVGVSVGGPDGRTRIVDVGTSDPAASCCPGCGVRSTSVKERVVCTPRDIGYGDAPIMVRWNKIRWRCVNSECARGSFTEAIGQVPRRRRTTTRLRETIGRAIGDAARSVAEVAAGHGVSWHTAHGAFVDIAATALTDPAPTSVLGIDETRRGKPRWVRGGDGRWVRIDPWDTGFVDLAGDQGLLGQVTGRTSAVVIDWLAAQPAPFRDAIEYVAIDPAASYAAAVAVALPNAQLVVDHFHLVQLANAMVTKVRRRVTWDRRGRRGRSTDPEWANRRRLLMGRERLSDNKYQKMIADLRAHDPGNEIFAAYIVKEELRALLAMARSRPRVDDSQIRERLYRFLDLCAQVNVPEANTLARTIETWWPGICAFIRTQVTNAATEGTNRLVKQVKRSACGFRNIENSRRRIRFHCTRKQRRARIQFHC; translated from the coding sequence ATGTCGTTGTTGTTGGGGTTGGAAGGCGTCGAGGTCGTCGGGGTCAGTGTCGGCGGGCCGGACGGGCGAACGCGGATCGTCGATGTCGGTACCAGTGATCCGGCGGCCTCGTGCTGCCCGGGGTGCGGTGTCCGGTCGACGTCGGTGAAGGAGCGGGTCGTCTGCACGCCCCGCGACATCGGCTACGGGGATGCTCCGATCATGGTGCGGTGGAACAAGATTCGGTGGCGGTGCGTGAACTCAGAGTGCGCGCGTGGGTCGTTCACCGAAGCGATCGGGCAGGTCCCGCGTCGTCGGCGGACCACGACCCGGTTGCGGGAGACGATCGGGCGGGCGATCGGCGATGCCGCTCGGTCGGTCGCCGAGGTCGCTGCCGGGCACGGCGTGTCGTGGCATACCGCGCACGGCGCGTTCGTCGACATCGCCGCCACGGCGTTGACCGATCCGGCCCCGACGTCGGTGCTGGGGATCGACGAGACTCGCCGTGGGAAACCGAGGTGGGTCCGCGGCGGTGATGGTCGGTGGGTGCGGATCGATCCGTGGGATACCGGGTTCGTCGATCTGGCGGGCGATCAGGGACTGTTGGGGCAGGTCACCGGCCGTACCAGTGCGGTGGTGATCGACTGGCTGGCCGCGCAGCCGGCCCCGTTTCGGGATGCGATCGAGTACGTGGCGATCGATCCGGCCGCGTCGTATGCCGCGGCCGTCGCGGTCGCGTTACCGAACGCGCAACTGGTCGTCGATCACTTCCACCTCGTGCAGTTGGCCAACGCGATGGTCACGAAGGTCCGTCGGCGGGTCACGTGGGACCGACGTGGTCGTCGTGGCCGGTCGACGGACCCGGAATGGGCCAACCGCCGCAGACTGTTGATGGGTCGAGAACGGTTGTCGGACAACAAGTATCAGAAGATGATCGCCGATCTGCGAGCGCACGATCCGGGCAACGAGATCTTCGCCGCGTACATCGTCAAAGAGGAACTCCGGGCCTTGTTGGCGATGGCGCGGAGTCGGCCGCGCGTCGACGATAGCCAGATCCGCGAACGCCTCTACCGGTTCCTGGACCTGTGTGCGCAGGTCAACGTTCCCGAAGCCAACACACTGGCCCGTACCATCGAAACATGGTGGCCCGGGATCTGCGCGTTCATCCGCACCCAGGTCACCAACGCCGCCACCGAAGGCACCAACCGGCTGGTCAAGCAGGTGAAACGATCGGCCTGCGGATTCCGCAACATCGAGAACTCACGCCGCAGGATACGATTCCACTGCACCCGCAAACAACGGCGGGCGCGCATCCAGTTCCACTGCTAA